One stretch of Bacteroidota bacterium DNA includes these proteins:
- a CDS encoding ferredoxin family protein, with protein sequence MISGTVTIATEICKGCELCIASCPQESLGLSSSINHKGYRFAQLIQNNCTGCTNCALVCPDSAITVYRESKSTKRASHSLVAAQAA encoded by the coding sequence ATGATTTCCGGTACAGTCACTATTGCCACAGAAATTTGTAAAGGATGCGAACTTTGTATCGCATCCTGCCCCCAGGAAAGTCTTGGGTTATCGTCATCCATCAATCACAAAGGTTACCGTTTTGCCCAGTTAATACAAAATAACTGCACAGGATGCACAAACTGTGCGTTAGTATGCCCTGATTCGGCGATTACGGTCTACCGAGAATCAAAATCAACCAAACGTGCTTCTCACTCTCTTGTTGCCGCTCAGGCAGCGTAA
- a CDS encoding tetratricopeptide repeat protein, with amino-acid sequence MKKIILLFLVIAFSAFVLNAQTPQLKRSSPKAKPTVPSIKKSTGKSSKQLAEIKQWEEVMISAGNNEQYDTVEVYAGKILSKDNANAMALYELGNAFKQRRIKLDSAKVLFEMTIRYTPTHFRAYGDLAVLLEEGGNTVQAIEMARKGIELGTSESGNVAIAYKNLGGYFIKTMQYDSAIVAYNNAIRINPQYVNAYYDLGYANSKLKLYADAADAFEHVIDLAPNDESLKFSSLKYLAWYYGGEKGSNMTKAVKYAELGVKMNPGEEEFVFVLADKYQSDGNWYGYLEVYKGLSNANQNDNKAPQAVAYAYQQLGNQTDALVWLKIAARRGNETAQNALRNAGVDW; translated from the coding sequence ATGAAAAAAATAATTCTATTGTTTCTGGTAATAGCATTTTCCGCATTCGTACTCAATGCTCAAACACCACAATTGAAACGATCTTCACCAAAAGCAAAACCTACTGTTCCTTCAATAAAAAAATCCACTGGAAAAAGCTCGAAACAATTAGCAGAAATAAAACAGTGGGAAGAAGTAATGATATCAGCAGGCAATAATGAACAATATGATACGGTCGAGGTGTACGCCGGAAAAATTCTTTCGAAAGATAACGCCAATGCTATGGCGTTGTACGAACTTGGAAATGCATTTAAACAACGGAGAATAAAACTAGACAGCGCAAAGGTTTTATTTGAAATGACCATTCGGTATACACCGACACATTTTCGCGCGTATGGTGATCTGGCAGTACTACTCGAAGAAGGCGGAAATACTGTTCAAGCAATTGAGATGGCAAGAAAAGGAATCGAGCTTGGCACTTCAGAGTCTGGCAATGTTGCAATCGCGTATAAAAATCTCGGCGGATATTTTATTAAGACTATGCAATATGACAGTGCAATTGTTGCGTATAACAATGCCATCAGAATTAATCCACAATATGTCAATGCATACTATGATCTTGGTTATGCCAATAGCAAATTAAAATTATACGCTGATGCTGCTGATGCATTTGAACATGTTATCGATTTGGCACCAAATGACGAATCACTGAAATTTTCCTCACTGAAATATTTGGCGTGGTATTATGGCGGGGAAAAAGGATCAAACATGACCAAAGCGGTGAAATACGCGGAACTGGGTGTTAAGATGAATCCGGGCGAAGAAGAATTTGTTTTTGTCCTTGCGGATAAATATCAAAGCGACGGGAATTGGTACGGATATCTTGAAGTCTATAAAGGCCTCTCGAATGCAAATCAAAACGATAATAAAGCTCCTCAAGCTGTTGCGTATGCCTATCAGCAACTTGGAAATCAAACCGATGCGTTGGTCTGGCTTAAAATTGCCGCACGGCGCGGGAACGAAACGGCTCAAAATGCATTGCGCAATGCAGGAGTCGATTGGTAA
- a CDS encoding 3-methyl-2-oxobutanoate dehydrogenase subunit VorB → MVNIQHDESPKLMKGNEALAEASFRAGLQAYFGYPITPQSEILEYLAEKAPQHNDVVVLQAESEVASINMVYGAAGAGARVMTTSSSPGISLMQEGISYIAASELPCLIVNVQRGGPGLGTIQPSQGDYFQAVKGGGHGDYHLIVLAPSSVQEMADFVFDGFRLAEEYRMPAMILADGALGQMMEKVYLPKSGTLPKKETPWATVGKPASRERNYITSLHIEPDKMELINLHLQDKYRKLKQEVRCELINTNDADIILVAFGLTARVCNKVMDIARAKGINVGIIRPITLYPFPTEIIASFADPMRMFLTVEMNAGQMVEDVRLAVNGKCPVYFKGRMGGMIPTPEEIMLEVEAISEKQQNMNQSAGYL, encoded by the coding sequence ATGGTCAACATACAGCATGATGAATCCCCAAAGTTAATGAAGGGGAATGAAGCTCTTGCCGAGGCATCGTTTCGTGCAGGACTTCAAGCATATTTTGGTTATCCCATCACTCCGCAATCCGAGATCCTAGAATACCTGGCAGAAAAAGCTCCGCAGCATAACGATGTAGTTGTCCTTCAAGCCGAAAGCGAAGTCGCTTCCATCAATATGGTTTACGGAGCGGCAGGTGCAGGTGCACGAGTGATGACCACATCCTCCAGTCCCGGAATTAGTTTAATGCAGGAAGGAATTTCGTATATCGCTGCATCTGAATTGCCGTGCCTTATCGTCAATGTACAGCGTGGCGGTCCTGGCCTTGGAACGATTCAGCCGTCGCAAGGTGATTATTTTCAAGCAGTGAAAGGAGGAGGGCACGGTGATTATCATTTGATCGTTCTTGCTCCTTCGTCGGTGCAAGAGATGGCAGATTTTGTTTTTGACGGATTTCGTCTTGCCGAAGAGTACAGAATGCCTGCGATGATTCTTGCCGATGGTGCCCTGGGACAGATGATGGAAAAAGTGTATTTACCGAAGAGCGGTACACTTCCCAAAAAGGAAACGCCATGGGCCACGGTTGGTAAGCCAGCATCACGTGAGCGAAATTATATTACCTCGCTTCACATTGAGCCCGATAAAATGGAATTGATTAATCTCCATTTGCAGGACAAGTACAGAAAATTAAAGCAAGAAGTCCGTTGTGAATTGATCAATACGAACGATGCCGATATTATTCTAGTTGCGTTCGGATTAACAGCACGTGTCTGCAACAAAGTGATGGATATTGCCAGAGCAAAAGGAATCAACGTTGGCATAATTCGTCCGATTACATTGTATCCGTTCCCGACTGAGATCATTGCATCATTTGCTGATCCGATGAGGATGTTCCTTACGGTGGAGATGAATGCCGGACAAATGGTGGAAGATGTTCGTCTTGCCGTGAATGGAAAATGTCCTGTCTATTTCAAAGGACGTATGGGAGGAATGATACCCACACCGGAAGAGATCATGCTGGAAGTGGAAGCAATTTCCGAAAAGCAACAGAACATGAATCAATCGGCGGGGTATTTATGA
- a CDS encoding thiamine pyrophosphate-dependent enzyme produces the protein MSMIVNDQMEVVYHKPITLTDTPMHYCPGCGHGVVHKILMEVIDEMGIAEQTVGVAPVGCSVFAYHYMNVDMQEAAHGRASAVATGVRRVLPDKYVFSYQGDGDLAAIGTGETIHTINRGENILMVFINNGIYGMTGGQMAPTSLCGMITSTSPYGRDEHKMGYPLKMTELIAQLPGAYYVARHSVHTPTAVRKLKKAFKASFEFQKQKKGTCFIEVVSNCPSGWKMTPLESNEWMEKNMFPYYPPGDIKVPASLK, from the coding sequence ATGAGCATGATAGTGAACGATCAAATGGAAGTTGTCTATCATAAACCCATAACACTTACCGACACACCGATGCATTACTGCCCTGGCTGTGGTCATGGTGTAGTTCATAAAATTCTGATGGAAGTGATCGACGAGATGGGAATTGCAGAACAGACTGTCGGTGTTGCACCGGTTGGTTGTTCCGTCTTTGCATACCATTATATGAACGTGGATATGCAGGAAGCGGCACACGGTCGGGCAAGCGCAGTAGCAACCGGAGTGAGGAGAGTTCTTCCTGATAAATATGTTTTTTCATATCAAGGAGACGGAGATCTAGCCGCAATCGGCACAGGTGAAACAATTCACACAATAAATCGCGGTGAAAATATTCTGATGGTGTTCATTAATAACGGCATCTATGGAATGACCGGCGGTCAAATGGCGCCGACATCGTTGTGCGGAATGATTACTTCAACATCCCCTTACGGAAGAGATGAACACAAAATGGGCTATCCGCTGAAGATGACGGAATTAATTGCTCAGCTTCCAGGAGCATATTATGTTGCACGGCATTCCGTCCACACACCTACCGCGGTACGGAAATTGAAAAAAGCATTCAAAGCGTCATTTGAGTTTCAGAAACAAAAAAAAGGAACATGTTTCATCGAGGTGGTTTCCAACTGTCCTTCGGGATGGAAAATGACACCGCTTGAATCCAATGAATGGATGGAAAAGAACATGTTTCCGTATTATCCACCGGGAGACATTAAAGTCCCCGCATCACTGAAATGA
- a CDS encoding 2-oxoacid:acceptor oxidoreductase family protein — MEQNQEIIIAGFGGQGVLSMGQIISYSAMKEGKEVSWMPAYGPEMRGGTANCIVIVSPKKVSSPIVTTFDSAIILNQPSLEKFDAKVKPGGLLLCEESTIITPSNRKDIDVLMIPAIAEAVKMGKKQVANMILLGAFLERRPIVSIANVIQALKEVLPERHHHLIPLNEEALYAGQQFASSNVQSTLKEEVI, encoded by the coding sequence ATGGAACAGAACCAAGAAATTATCATTGCAGGATTCGGAGGACAAGGTGTTCTGTCTATGGGACAGATTATCTCTTACTCTGCAATGAAAGAGGGAAAAGAAGTCAGCTGGATGCCTGCGTACGGACCTGAAATGCGAGGCGGTACGGCAAATTGCATCGTTATTGTTTCGCCGAAGAAAGTCAGCTCACCAATTGTTACGACATTCGATTCGGCAATAATTCTTAATCAACCCTCACTTGAAAAATTTGACGCAAAAGTAAAACCGGGTGGTTTGTTGTTATGTGAAGAATCCACCATTATCACACCCAGCAATCGTAAAGATATTGATGTGTTAATGATTCCAGCAATCGCTGAAGCAGTAAAGATGGGAAAGAAACAAGTGGCGAACATGATCCTGCTTGGCGCATTCCTTGAACGCCGTCCTATTGTCAGCATTGCAAATGTTATCCAAGCACTAAAAGAAGTTCTGCCGGAACGACATCATCATTTGATACCGTTGAATGAAGAAGCATTGTATGCCGGTCAGCAATTTGCATCGTCGAATGTTCAATCCACTTTGAAAGAGGAGGTCATATGA
- the msrB gene encoding peptide-methionine (R)-S-oxide reductase MsrB, producing MNRQTIISLIILVGIFIVVFVAAYAEKPIASMIQKRKYPPTQKDAAMKPITEYLKDVYKKGMPKVVKTEAEWKKLLPQETYAVAREAGTERAFCGAFYDHKKEGIYLCVCCDLPLFASNAKFDSGTGWPSFFQPVMKDHVDEKTDLSYGMHRVEINCARCDAHLGHVFEDGPRPTGLRYCLNSESLKFIPGEIPEKF from the coding sequence ATGAATCGTCAAACCATAATATCGTTGATCATACTTGTCGGCATTTTCATCGTAGTTTTTGTTGCCGCCTATGCGGAGAAACCTATAGCAAGTATGATCCAAAAAAGAAAATATCCACCCACACAAAAGGATGCAGCCATGAAACCGATTACAGAATATTTGAAAGATGTTTATAAGAAGGGAATGCCAAAAGTAGTAAAGACCGAAGCGGAGTGGAAGAAATTACTCCCGCAGGAAACATATGCTGTTGCTCGTGAAGCAGGGACGGAACGGGCATTCTGCGGTGCATTTTATGATCACAAGAAAGAAGGAATTTACCTGTGTGTTTGCTGCGACCTACCTCTCTTTGCATCGAATGCAAAGTTCGATTCGGGTACCGGGTGGCCAAGCTTCTTCCAGCCAGTAATGAAAGATCACGTAGATGAAAAAACAGATCTGAGTTATGGCATGCATCGTGTCGAGATTAATTGCGCTCGATGCGACGCCCATTTGGGACATGTTTTTGAAGATGGGCCCCGTCCGACCGGGCTCCGATATTGTTTAAACTCCGAGTCTCTCAAGTTTATACCGGGAGAGATCCCTGAGAAATTTTAA
- a CDS encoding T9SS type A sorting domain-containing protein produces MKNFFLYFAQVIIALTTLANSQGFDLMNVQASNKVATSSQFTITKSGIEQFRPTSIQTPYAIITGETLFVAKEQNTTSVADGGTKTMTSTLQQNFPNPFNNSTVIRFSLNEMSDVTIQVFDITGREVSTLVNGTKQSGTFSVGFSNNNIASGTYIYRMTARNNSGKTTVDTKKMIVMK; encoded by the coding sequence ATGAAAAACTTCTTCTTATATTTTGCACAAGTAATCATCGCACTGACCACGCTGGCAAATTCTCAGGGATTTGATTTGATGAACGTTCAAGCATCAAATAAAGTCGCCACAAGTTCACAATTCACAATTACTAAGAGCGGAATTGAGCAATTTCGCCCCACTTCAATCCAAACGCCATATGCCATAATAACCGGAGAAACGTTATTTGTGGCAAAAGAACAAAACACAACATCCGTAGCGGACGGAGGTACCAAAACAATGACATCGACACTTCAACAAAATTTTCCGAACCCATTCAACAACTCAACCGTCATCCGATTTTCTCTGAACGAGATGAGCGATGTGACCATACAAGTATTTGATATCACCGGCCGCGAAGTATCCACATTGGTGAATGGAACAAAACAATCCGGTACATTCAGCGTTGGATTTTCCAACAATAACATTGCTTCAGGAACATACATTTATAGAATGACCGCACGCAATAACAGCGGTAAGACTACCGTTGATACAAAAAAAATGATTGTCATGAAATAA
- a CDS encoding sigma-54 dependent transcriptional regulator — protein MAKSKHSANILVADDENDFRMILQSFLVTEGHTVTTAEDGADAINKLHEKIFDLVLLDIRMPRVDGLEVLQFIKQQYIDTQVIILTAVDDVRIAVECMKLGAFHFLTKPYSVDELQSLVNRALEQRAMLIELKVMKSTISRLTHSSQLIGESKEFQKVLELAERVAPSDSTVLLEGASGTGKEVFANFIYKNSPRAEKPFVALNCASIPDTLIESELFGHEKGAFTDASAMRQGLVEIANGGTLFLDEIGEISPVFQPKLLRFIQLGEYRRVGGNKTLKSDVRIISATNKNLFNEVTAGRFREDLLYRLNVITMHLPSLIERKDDIPLLAQSILERKNKLREKKELHPDALQALKEYHWPGNIRELENVLERAIILSNDEFIRPKDLLLPQQLVMKQSSNGNGAQKIGSAISLEELEKEHIATVLINTKWNKNLATKILGISLKTLYTKIHHYNLKEE, from the coding sequence ATGGCAAAATCCAAACATAGTGCCAATATCCTCGTTGCGGATGATGAAAATGACTTCCGGATGATTCTGCAATCTTTCCTTGTCACGGAAGGTCACACCGTCACAACGGCTGAAGACGGCGCAGATGCGATCAATAAACTCCATGAAAAGATATTCGATCTCGTGCTGCTCGATATCCGTATGCCGCGTGTGGATGGATTGGAAGTGTTGCAGTTTATTAAACAGCAATACATTGATACGCAGGTAATCATCCTCACCGCCGTCGACGATGTGCGCATTGCGGTGGAATGTATGAAACTCGGCGCCTTCCATTTTTTAACAAAACCGTATTCTGTGGATGAATTACAATCCTTGGTGAATCGTGCTCTGGAACAACGCGCAATGCTCATTGAATTGAAAGTGATGAAGAGTACCATTTCACGATTGACACATTCATCTCAATTGATCGGTGAAAGTAAAGAGTTTCAAAAAGTTTTGGAATTGGCAGAGAGAGTTGCTCCGAGTGATTCAACTGTGTTGTTGGAGGGTGCGAGCGGAACCGGAAAAGAGGTCTTTGCAAACTTTATCTATAAAAACTCACCCCGTGCAGAAAAACCTTTTGTTGCCTTAAACTGTGCTTCCATTCCGGATACATTGATTGAAAGCGAACTGTTTGGACACGAAAAAGGAGCGTTTACGGATGCTAGTGCAATGCGTCAAGGGTTAGTGGAAATTGCAAATGGCGGAACATTGTTTTTGGATGAGATCGGCGAGATTAGCCCGGTATTCCAGCCGAAACTTCTTAGATTTATTCAATTGGGTGAATACCGGCGTGTCGGCGGAAATAAAACATTGAAGTCGGACGTGCGAATTATTTCCGCAACAAATAAAAATCTTTTTAATGAGGTAACAGCAGGACGGTTTCGTGAGGATCTTCTCTATCGTCTCAATGTAATCACGATGCATCTCCCTTCACTTATCGAACGAAAGGATGATATCCCACTTCTTGCACAAAGCATTCTTGAACGAAAAAATAAGCTTCGTGAAAAAAAGGAATTGCATCCCGACGCATTACAGGCATTAAAGGAATATCATTGGCCCGGAAATATCCGTGAACTGGAAAATGTTCTTGAGCGGGCAATTATTCTAAGTAATGATGAATTTATTCGGCCAAAAGATCTTTTATTGCCGCAGCAACTTGTGATGAAACAATCTTCAAACGGAAACGGAGCACAGAAAATCGGTTCGGCTATCTCCCTGGAAGAATTGGAAAAAGAGCACATTGCAACTGTTCTGATCAATACAAAATGGAATAAGAATCTTGCTACAAAGATTCTTGGCATTTCCCTTAAGACACTCTACACAAAAATCCACCATTACAATCTTAAAGAAGAATAG
- a CDS encoding S8 family serine peptidase: MKNIFYYSIIFCSFVFAQQLVVKANGETKNIGTATSEIAISTVDNKIVVSESQNEMVRIIIELKAPSRIEQKLSGRLFSKVSASNSKQILIADNATTIEREFETIINGFAVTTKRENINIISAMPEVKSVYPDLVVKSLPLAVQSATPIIPQSSTSVATGKGIRIGIIDTGIDYEHEAFGKGFGAGHIVAGGYDFVNNDTDPLDDNGHGTHVAGIIGGNSATINGVAKDARLFAYKALDQSGNGTTSSVLAAIEQAIKDSIQVLNLSLGTSSGSSDDPLSTAVNRAVQSGIVVVVAAGNTGEFSSINSPGVAEFALTVGATDVNSIASFSSKGPETENYRIKPEMVAPGVNILSAKKGGGYVQMSGTSMATPFVTALAAAMRELHPDWNAIQIKDALISNTVDLGSSVFSQGHGKINENVLLSTVFSSPSQLSFGFNPPSESSWKQKKTVTIFNKSTQSKRYQMSSPSANPALQIRCTPQLIDIPPNGSAIIDVELETNNLFLSNNSAFENGYSGKLIALGTSDSLSIPYVFFKGPILQLRFNETPWLVMIHNRSNFSKTISPKINSVSIILKDGIYDVVTLFYGSHYVITEGINVNGKSINDIASSDAKYPVSFKPVNEKGEQLSLSTLGGTYSYLEAIVHQPTGYAIVGLGGGSTNAYSNKTKYFSTVSKQYAYGYSMTLQPNNKKSYTYDVIADSGITSAMPFVFQSNDMKHIDVKYNLEANVQKVFPITWVSFIGKFSSLSGTYYDGNAEPLRFPFAQEAFYTQRIKKFPIFHQREAFSF, encoded by the coding sequence ATGAAAAACATCTTCTACTATAGTATCATATTCTGTTCTTTTGTTTTTGCACAGCAATTAGTGGTGAAGGCGAATGGAGAAACGAAGAACATTGGAACGGCAACGTCTGAGATCGCTATCTCCACCGTGGACAATAAGATTGTTGTATCAGAATCGCAAAATGAAATGGTCCGAATAATAATTGAACTGAAAGCCCCCTCCCGCATTGAACAAAAACTGAGTGGTAGACTCTTTTCGAAAGTATCCGCCAGCAACTCAAAACAGATTCTTATTGCCGATAATGCAACAACCATTGAACGAGAGTTTGAAACGATTATCAACGGATTTGCTGTCACCACAAAACGAGAAAACATCAACATTATTTCAGCCATGCCCGAAGTAAAATCTGTCTATCCGGATTTAGTTGTGAAATCATTACCGCTCGCGGTACAATCTGCCACACCAATTATTCCGCAAAGTTCTACATCCGTCGCTACCGGAAAAGGAATCCGGATCGGAATTATTGACACCGGAATTGATTATGAACATGAAGCGTTCGGAAAAGGATTCGGTGCAGGACATATTGTTGCCGGCGGTTACGACTTTGTGAATAATGATACTGATCCGTTAGACGATAATGGCCACGGCACACATGTTGCCGGAATCATCGGCGGAAATTCTGCTACCATCAACGGCGTTGCAAAAGATGCACGTTTGTTTGCATACAAAGCGCTCGACCAAAGCGGTAACGGCACAACATCATCCGTGCTTGCTGCCATTGAACAGGCAATTAAAGACAGCATACAAGTACTTAATTTAAGTCTCGGCACTTCTTCCGGTTCATCGGACGATCCGTTGTCCACCGCCGTCAATCGTGCTGTCCAGTCCGGAATTGTTGTTGTGGTAGCTGCAGGAAATACCGGAGAATTTTCCAGCATCAATTCACCCGGTGTGGCGGAGTTTGCGCTGACCGTGGGAGCTACCGATGTAAATAGCATTGCATCATTCAGTTCAAAAGGTCCTGAGACTGAAAACTACCGCATCAAACCGGAGATGGTTGCACCCGGAGTAAATATTCTCTCTGCAAAAAAAGGGGGCGGGTATGTACAGATGAGCGGAACATCCATGGCGACGCCGTTTGTAACAGCGTTGGCAGCCGCAATGCGGGAATTGCATCCGGATTGGAATGCAATACAAATTAAAGATGCACTTATTTCGAATACTGTTGATCTCGGAAGTTCTGTTTTTTCGCAAGGACACGGGAAGATCAATGAAAATGTCCTGCTCAGCACCGTATTTTCAAGTCCCTCCCAATTAAGCTTTGGATTCAATCCTCCTTCTGAATCGTCTTGGAAACAGAAAAAAACAGTCACCATTTTCAATAAAAGTACTCAATCGAAAAGATATCAAATGAGTTCCCCCTCAGCAAATCCTGCACTGCAGATTCGATGTACTCCACAACTGATTGATATACCGCCGAATGGTTCCGCCATTATCGATGTTGAGCTTGAGACAAATAATCTTTTTCTGAGCAATAATAGCGCCTTCGAAAATGGATATTCCGGCAAACTAATTGCACTTGGAACGAGCGATTCCCTCTCCATTCCCTATGTTTTTTTTAAGGGACCAATTCTGCAGCTCCGTTTTAACGAAACACCGTGGCTGGTAATGATTCACAATAGGAGTAATTTTTCGAAAACGATATCGCCAAAAATAAACTCTGTCTCGATAATCTTGAAGGACGGTATCTATGATGTAGTGACATTATTTTATGGTTCACATTATGTCATAACGGAAGGGATTAATGTGAATGGCAAATCGATCAATGATATTGCTAGCTCGGATGCAAAATATCCGGTCTCATTTAAACCAGTTAACGAAAAAGGTGAACAGTTGAGTCTTTCAACTCTTGGCGGCACGTATAGTTATCTTGAAGCAATAGTGCATCAACCGACCGGTTATGCAATTGTCGGTCTCGGTGGGGGATCAACGAATGCCTACAGCAATAAAACAAAATATTTTTCAACTGTCAGCAAACAGTATGCATACGGTTATTCAATGACACTGCAGCCAAACAATAAAAAATCATATACGTACGATGTTATCGCCGATTCCGGAATTACATCGGCAATGCCTTTTGTGTTTCAATCAAACGACATGAAACATATCGATGTGAAATATAATTTGGAAGCGAATGTTCAGAAGGTTTTTCCCATAACATGGGTATCGTTTATTGGAAAGTTTTCTAGTCTCAGCGGCACATACTACGACGGCAACGCTGAACCGTTACGTTTCCCATTTGCGCAGGAAGCGTTCTACACTCAACGGATAAAAAAGTTTCCAATTTTTCATCAACGCGAGGCGTTTTCGTTTTAA